A single region of the Aeromicrobium chenweiae genome encodes:
- a CDS encoding DeoR/GlpR family DNA-binding transcription regulator produces MYAAERQQLLVERLHLDGRLVVIDLADELGVSSETIRRDLAVLERDGLAQRVHGGAVAARALTILEPGLAQRTSTNAAEKERIAREAAVFLPEPGGSMVLDAGTTISHLVDLIPLDQPYTVLTHAIPTASKLTAIPSVSLHLLGGRVRGVTAAAVGQSTVDALAAVQVDVCFLATNAASPTHGLSTPDVEEAAVKRALARSARRVVAVFDSSKFSVEHVFSFASYDDLDVVVTDKNARDEDVQAIRARGVEVVLA; encoded by the coding sequence GTGTACGCAGCAGAACGTCAGCAGCTGCTCGTGGAGCGGCTGCACCTCGACGGCCGACTCGTGGTGATCGACCTGGCCGACGAGCTCGGCGTCTCCAGCGAGACGATCCGCCGAGACCTCGCGGTGCTCGAGCGCGACGGGCTCGCCCAGCGGGTCCACGGCGGGGCGGTCGCCGCCCGGGCATTGACGATCCTCGAGCCGGGGCTCGCGCAGCGCACCAGCACGAACGCCGCCGAGAAGGAACGCATCGCCCGCGAGGCGGCCGTGTTCCTGCCCGAGCCCGGCGGCAGCATGGTGCTCGACGCGGGCACCACGATCAGCCACCTCGTCGACCTGATCCCGCTCGACCAGCCGTACACCGTCCTGACGCACGCGATCCCCACCGCGTCCAAGCTGACCGCGATCCCCTCGGTCAGCCTGCACCTGCTCGGCGGTCGCGTCCGCGGCGTCACCGCCGCCGCCGTGGGCCAGTCGACCGTCGACGCCCTCGCCGCCGTCCAGGTCGACGTGTGCTTCCTGGCCACCAACGCCGCGAGCCCCACGCACGGGCTCAGCACCCCTGACGTCGAGGAGGCGGCCGTGAAGCGGGCGCTGGCGCGGTCCGCCCGCCGTGTCGTCGCGGTGTTCGACTCGTCGAAGTTCTCCGTCGAGCACGTCTTCTCGTTCGCGTCGTACGACGACCTGGACGTCGTGGTGACGGACAAGAACGCCCGGGACGAGGACGTCCAGGCGATCCGGGCCCGAGGCGTCGAGGTCGTGCTGGCGTGA
- a CDS encoding phosphoenolpyruvate--protein phosphotransferase, translating to MSSTTLRGNGVVPGIGIGPVVRPGARTAPPEHEDPVTPEAGAEQFSAAAGIVADRLAARAQRASGASAEVLMATSSLARDRGLAALVQQRLTAGQGPSGATAGAIEELSAMFAAAGGLMAERVTDLRDVRDRIVAELLGLPEPGIPTPDGPAVLCADDLAPADTAGLDPAVIVAIATSLGGATSHTAIIARQLGIPCVVAIDGLDDVREGAAVLVDGSRGELVVDPDPAMAAERTAAATAAGRAAASWLGPGATRDGHGVDILANVQDGPGARRAAETPVQGVGLFRTELCFLDRDVEPTVDQQAAIYAEVLAAMGDRKVVVRTLDAGSDKPVSFATIKDEPNPALGVRGMRLGLRDEGLMDRQLDAIALAAKEASGPVWVMAPMVATEDEAQWFAEKVRVRDLVPGVMIEIPSAALLADRILRHVDFVSIGTNDLSQYAFAADRMAPSLARLTDPWQPALLALIQRVADAGRAAGKPVGVCGEAAADPQLGCVLVGLGVSSLSAAATAAPLVGATLAGVTLDACRAAAQAALDAASPDEARRAAAEQLT from the coding sequence ATGTCGTCCACCACTCTCCGCGGCAACGGCGTGGTCCCGGGCATCGGGATCGGCCCGGTCGTCCGGCCCGGAGCCCGCACCGCGCCTCCCGAGCACGAGGACCCCGTCACTCCCGAGGCCGGTGCGGAGCAGTTCTCGGCGGCTGCCGGCATCGTCGCCGATCGGCTCGCCGCGCGGGCCCAGCGGGCCAGCGGCGCATCCGCCGAGGTGCTGATGGCGACGTCCTCGCTCGCGCGCGACCGGGGCCTCGCCGCGCTCGTGCAGCAGCGGCTGACCGCGGGGCAGGGACCCAGTGGGGCCACCGCCGGTGCGATCGAGGAGCTCAGCGCGATGTTCGCCGCCGCCGGCGGGCTCATGGCCGAGCGCGTGACGGACCTGCGCGACGTCCGCGACCGGATCGTCGCCGAGCTCCTGGGGCTGCCCGAGCCGGGCATCCCGACGCCGGACGGTCCTGCCGTCCTCTGTGCCGACGACCTCGCACCCGCCGACACCGCCGGGCTCGACCCGGCCGTCATCGTCGCGATCGCGACCTCCCTGGGCGGGGCGACGAGCCACACCGCGATCATCGCGCGCCAGCTGGGCATCCCGTGCGTCGTCGCCATCGACGGCCTCGACGACGTCCGCGAGGGCGCTGCGGTGCTGGTCGACGGCTCGCGTGGTGAGCTGGTCGTGGACCCCGACCCGGCCATGGCGGCCGAGCGCACGGCCGCGGCCACCGCAGCGGGGCGGGCGGCGGCGTCCTGGCTCGGCCCCGGCGCGACCCGGGACGGCCACGGGGTCGACATCCTGGCGAACGTCCAGGACGGGCCGGGGGCGCGGAGGGCCGCCGAGACGCCCGTGCAGGGCGTCGGCCTGTTCCGGACCGAGCTGTGCTTCCTCGACCGCGACGTCGAGCCCACCGTGGACCAGCAGGCGGCGATCTACGCCGAGGTCCTGGCCGCGATGGGGGACCGCAAGGTCGTCGTCCGGACGCTCGACGCCGGCTCGGACAAGCCGGTCAGCTTCGCCACCATCAAGGACGAGCCCAACCCGGCGCTCGGCGTCCGCGGCATGCGGCTGGGCCTGCGGGACGAGGGCCTGATGGACCGCCAGCTCGACGCGATCGCCCTCGCCGCCAAGGAGGCGTCTGGACCGGTCTGGGTCATGGCACCCATGGTCGCCACGGAGGACGAGGCGCAGTGGTTCGCCGAGAAGGTCCGCGTGCGTGACCTGGTGCCCGGCGTGATGATCGAGATCCCCAGCGCGGCGCTGCTCGCCGACCGGATCCTGCGCCACGTCGACTTCGTCTCGATCGGCACCAACGACCTCAGCCAGTACGCCTTCGCGGCCGACCGGATGGCGCCGTCCCTGGCGCGCCTGACCGATCCCTGGCAGCCGGCACTCCTCGCGCTGATCCAGCGGGTGGCCGACGCCGGCCGGGCTGCTGGCAAGCCGGTGGGTGTGTGCGGCGAGGCGGCCGCAGACCCCCAGCTGGGCTGCGTGCTGGTCGGCCTGGGCGTCTCGTCGCTGTCCGCGGCCGCCACCGCGGCTCCCTTGGTCGGGGCGACCCTCGCCGGCGTCACCCTCGACGCCTGCCGGGCTGCGGCGCAGGCCGCGCTGGACGCAGCGAGCCCCGACGAGGCCAGGCGGGCCGCTGCCGAGCAGCTCACCTGA
- a CDS encoding HPr family phosphocarrier protein, producing MATKTVNVGSAVGLHARPAALIAQAATAAGTAVTLAKPDGTPVDAGSALLIMTLGAKQGDAVVVESDDETLVDQIASLIEQDLDAQQPA from the coding sequence ATGGCCACCAAGACAGTGAACGTCGGCTCCGCGGTGGGGCTCCACGCCCGCCCCGCGGCCCTCATCGCCCAGGCAGCAACGGCTGCCGGCACCGCCGTGACGCTGGCGAAGCCGGACGGCACCCCCGTCGACGCCGGCTCGGCGCTGCTGATCATGACGCTGGGCGCGAAGCAGGGCGACGCGGTGGTCGTGGAGAGCGACGACGAGACGCTCGTCGACCAGATCGCGTCACTCATCGAGCAGGACCTGGACGCGCAGCAGCCCGCCTGA
- a CDS encoding 1-phosphofructokinase family hexose kinase, with protein MIVTLTPNPSIDRTILLSEPLERGAVMRSVSTTDDAGGKGVNVAQVVRNAGQLAVAVLPGEHDDPLLLKLRELRVIHRPVSTGRPSRINLTLAEPNGVTTKINAPGTRLDPAHLDQLLDETVRESAGARWAVLSGSLPPGADPGWYADVIGAIADDGVSIALDTSGDALRLAVERVPHLIGLLKPNVEELAELVGTPVDSLHETGSLVAAGRPLLDAGVGAVLLTCGSRGAALMTTAGTWVADAPPVRARSTVGAGDSALAGYVLGALDGLDPGKRLSLAVAYGSAAVSLPGSTMPSPTDLPPLTEARPWTEG; from the coding sequence GTGATCGTCACCCTGACCCCGAACCCCAGCATCGACCGGACCATCCTGCTGTCCGAGCCGCTGGAGCGGGGTGCCGTGATGCGGTCGGTCAGCACGACCGACGACGCGGGCGGCAAGGGCGTCAACGTCGCGCAGGTGGTCCGCAACGCCGGTCAGCTGGCCGTCGCGGTCCTGCCGGGCGAGCACGACGACCCCCTCCTGCTGAAGCTCCGCGAATTGCGGGTCATCCACCGCCCGGTCTCGACGGGTCGCCCGTCGCGCATCAACCTGACCCTCGCCGAGCCGAACGGGGTCACGACGAAGATCAACGCCCCGGGCACGAGGCTCGACCCCGCCCACCTCGACCAGCTCCTCGACGAGACGGTGCGGGAGTCCGCCGGTGCGCGGTGGGCCGTGCTGTCCGGTTCCCTGCCGCCGGGCGCCGACCCGGGCTGGTACGCCGACGTGATCGGCGCGATCGCCGACGACGGCGTGTCGATCGCCCTCGACACCTCGGGGGACGCGCTGCGCCTCGCGGTGGAACGCGTCCCTCACCTCATCGGGCTGCTCAAGCCGAACGTCGAGGAGCTCGCCGAGCTCGTCGGGACCCCCGTCGACTCCCTGCACGAGACCGGGTCGCTCGTCGCCGCCGGACGGCCCCTGCTCGACGCAGGCGTGGGTGCCGTGCTGCTCACGTGCGGCAGCCGCGGCGCCGCCCTGATGACGACCGCGGGCACCTGGGTGGCCGACGCGCCGCCGGTCCGCGCGCGCAGCACCGTCGGTGCGGGCGACTCGGCGCTCGCCGGATACGTGCTCGGCGCGCTCGACGGCCTCGATCCCGGCAAGCGCCTCAGCCTCGCCGTCGCGTACGGCAGTGCGGCGGTCTCGCTGCCGGGCTCGACGATGCCCTCCCCCACCGACCTGCCACCCCTGACCGAAGCACGACCCTGGACCGAAGGATGA